One Pseudomonas sp. HOU2 genomic window carries:
- the rplB gene encoding 50S ribosomal protein L2: MAIVKCKPTSPGRRFVVKVVNQELHKGAPHAPLLEKKSKTGGRNNNGRITTRHIGGGHKQHYRMVDFRRNDKDGIVATVERIEYDPNRTAHIALLCYADGERRYIIAPKGVSAGDQLIAGALAPIKPGNALQLRNIPVGSTVHGIELKPGKGAQIARSAGASAQLIAREGVYVTLRLRSGEMRKVLAECRATLGEVSNSEHSLRSLGKAGAKRWRGVRPTVRGVAMNPVDHPHGGGEGRTSGGRHPVSPWGFPTKGAKTRGNKRTDKMIVRRRK, translated from the coding sequence ATGGCAATCGTTAAATGCAAACCGACTTCCCCTGGCCGCCGTTTTGTGGTCAAGGTGGTCAACCAGGAGCTGCATAAAGGCGCTCCTCACGCACCGCTGCTCGAGAAAAAATCGAAGACTGGTGGTCGTAACAACAATGGCCGTATTACCACTCGTCACATCGGTGGTGGTCATAAGCAGCATTATCGTATGGTCGATTTCCGTCGCAACGACAAAGATGGCATCGTCGCCACTGTCGAGCGTATCGAATACGATCCAAACCGTACTGCTCACATCGCACTGCTCTGCTACGCAGACGGCGAGCGTCGCTACATCATTGCCCCTAAAGGCGTGAGTGCTGGCGACCAGCTGATCGCAGGTGCTCTGGCTCCAATCAAGCCAGGCAACGCTCTGCAACTGCGCAACATTCCAGTCGGTTCTACCGTACACGGCATCGAACTGAAGCCAGGTAAAGGCGCACAGATCGCTCGTTCCGCTGGTGCTTCGGCTCAGCTGATCGCTCGTGAAGGCGTGTACGTTACCCTGCGTCTGCGTTCCGGTGAAATGCGTAAAGTCCTGGCTGAATGCCGTGCGACCCTGGGCGAAGTCTCGAACTCCGAGCACAGCCTGCGTTCGCTGGGTAAAGCTGGTGCCAAACGCTGGCGTGGCGTTCGCCCAACCGTTCGTGGTGTTGCCATGAACCCGGTTGACCACCCACATGGTGGTGGTGAAGGTCGTACCTCTGGTGGTCGTCATCCGGTATCGCCATGGGGCTTCCCGACTAAGGGCGCGAAGACTCGTGGTAATAAGCGTACCGACAAAATGATCGTCCGTCGTCGCAAGTAA
- the fusA gene encoding elongation factor G, which translates to MARTTPISRYRNIGIVAHVDAGKTTTTERVLFYTGKSHKMGEVHDGAATTDWMVQEQERGITITSAAITAFWKGSEKQYPHEHRFNVIDTPGHVDFTIEVERSLRVLDGAVVVFCGTSGVEPQSETVWRQANKYGVPRLVYVNKMDRAGANFLRVIGQIKQRLGHTPVPIQLAIGSEDNFQGQIDLINMQAVYWNDSDKGMVPVRKEIPADMLELATEWRSNMVEAAAEASEELMNKYLEGEELSIEEIKAALRQRTIAGEIVLAVCGSSFKNKGVPLVLDAVIDFLPAPTDIPAIKGSNPDNEEEEMERHASDDEPFAALAFKIATDPFVGTLTFVRVYSGVLNSGDGVINSVKGKKERVGRMVQMHANAREEIKEVRAGDIAALIGMKDVTTGETLCNADKPIILVRMDFPEPVISVAVEPKTKDDQEKMGIALGKLAQEDPSFRVKTDEETGQTIISGMGELHLDILVDRMRREFNVEANIGKPQVSYRERITKNCEIEGKFVRQSGGRGQFGHCWIRFAPADEGQEGLQFVNEVVGGVVPKEYIPAIQKGIEEQMKNGVVAGYPLIGLKATVFDGSYHDVDSNEMAFKVAASMATKQLAQKGGGELLEPIMAVEVVTPEDYMGDVMGDLNRRRGMIQGMEDTVSGKVIRAEVPLGEMFGYATDVRSMSQGRASYSMEFKKYDTAPSHIVESVTKKQG; encoded by the coding sequence ATGGCTCGTACTACTCCGATTAGTCGCTACCGTAACATCGGTATCGTCGCTCACGTGGATGCTGGTAAAACCACCACCACCGAGCGCGTCCTTTTTTACACTGGCAAAAGTCACAAAATGGGCGAGGTGCATGACGGCGCCGCGACCACAGACTGGATGGTTCAGGAGCAGGAGCGTGGTATTACCATTACTTCTGCTGCCATTACCGCCTTCTGGAAAGGTTCCGAGAAGCAGTACCCGCACGAGCACCGTTTCAACGTCATCGATACCCCGGGCCACGTAGACTTCACCATTGAAGTTGAGCGTTCCCTGCGCGTACTCGACGGCGCTGTGGTTGTATTCTGCGGTACTTCGGGTGTTGAGCCTCAGTCGGAAACCGTATGGCGTCAGGCCAACAAATACGGCGTTCCACGTCTTGTTTACGTAAACAAGATGGACCGTGCTGGTGCCAACTTCCTGCGCGTGATCGGTCAGATCAAACAGCGTCTGGGTCACACTCCGGTGCCGATTCAGCTGGCTATCGGTTCGGAAGACAACTTCCAGGGCCAGATCGACCTGATCAACATGCAGGCTGTTTACTGGAACGACTCTGACAAGGGTATGGTTCCTGTTCGCAAGGAAATCCCTGCGGACATGCTTGAGCTGGCTACTGAGTGGCGCAGCAACATGGTTGAAGCTGCGGCCGAAGCCAGTGAAGAGCTGATGAACAAGTACCTGGAAGGCGAAGAGCTGTCGATCGAAGAGATCAAGGCTGCTCTGCGTCAGCGTACTATCGCTGGCGAAATCGTTCTGGCTGTGTGCGGTTCGTCGTTCAAGAACAAGGGCGTTCCCCTGGTTCTCGACGCCGTTATCGACTTCCTGCCTGCTCCAACCGACATTCCAGCTATCAAGGGCTCGAACCCTGATAACGAGGAAGAGGAAATGGAGCGTCACGCAAGTGACGACGAGCCGTTCGCGGCACTGGCGTTCAAAATCGCTACCGACCCATTCGTGGGTACCCTGACCTTCGTCCGCGTTTACTCGGGCGTGTTGAACTCCGGCGACGGCGTGATCAACTCGGTTAAGGGCAAGAAAGAGCGCGTGGGTCGTATGGTGCAAATGCACGCAAACGCCCGTGAAGAGATCAAGGAAGTACGCGCTGGCGACATCGCGGCCCTGATCGGCATGAAGGACGTCACCACTGGTGAAACCCTCTGCAACGCTGACAAGCCAATCATCCTGGTACGTATGGACTTCCCGGAGCCGGTTATCTCGGTTGCCGTAGAGCCTAAGACCAAGGATGACCAGGAAAAAATGGGTATCGCTCTGGGCAAGCTTGCTCAGGAAGACCCGTCTTTCCGCGTAAAAACTGATGAAGAGACTGGTCAAACGATCATCTCCGGCATGGGCGAGTTGCACCTGGACATCCTGGTTGACCGGATGCGCCGTGAGTTCAACGTCGAAGCCAACATCGGCAAGCCTCAGGTTTCCTATCGTGAGCGCATCACGAAGAACTGCGAAATCGAAGGCAAGTTCGTTCGTCAGTCCGGTGGTCGCGGCCAGTTCGGTCACTGCTGGATCCGTTTTGCTCCTGCTGACGAAGGTCAGGAAGGTCTGCAATTCGTGAACGAGGTTGTAGGTGGTGTGGTTCCTAAGGAATACATCCCGGCTATCCAGAAGGGTATCGAAGAGCAGATGAAGAACGGCGTTGTTGCCGGCTATCCGCTGATCGGCCTGAAGGCTACCGTGTTCGATGGTTCTTACCACGACGTCGACTCCAACGAGATGGCGTTTAAAGTGGCTGCTTCCATGGCGACCAAGCAACTGGCCCAGAAGGGCGGTGGTGAGTTGCTCGAGCCGATCATGGCGGTAGAGGTTGTTACGCCTGAAGACTATATGGGTGATGTCATGGGCGACCTTAACCGTCGTCGCGGCATGATCCAGGGTATGGAAGACACAGTGTCCGGCAAGGTTATCCGTGCCGAGGTTCCACTGGGTGAGATGTTCGGTTATGCGACCGACGTCCGTTCCATGTCCCAGGGTCGCGCAAGCTACTCTATGGAATTCAAAAAATACGATACGGCTCCGTCGCACATCGTCGAATCCGTAACCAAAAAACAAGGCTGA
- the rpsL gene encoding 30S ribosomal protein S12, which translates to MATINQLVRQPRKRIVEKSDVPALQNCPQRRGVCTRVYTTTPKKPNSALRKVCRVRLTNGFEVSSYIGGEGHNLQEHSVVLIRGGRVKDLPGVRYHTVRGSLDTSGVKGRNQGRSKYGTKRPK; encoded by the coding sequence ATGGCAACTATCAACCAGCTGGTACGTCAGCCGCGTAAGCGTATCGTCGAGAAATCCGACGTACCTGCGCTGCAGAACTGCCCGCAACGTCGTGGCGTGTGCACCCGTGTGTACACCACTACGCCGAAAAAACCTAACTCGGCACTGCGTAAAGTATGCCGTGTGCGCCTGACCAACGGTTTCGAGGTTTCCTCGTACATCGGTGGTGAAGGCCACAACCTGCAAGAGCACAGCGTGGTACTGATCCGCGGCGGTCGTGTAAAAGACTTGCCAGGTGTTCGTTACCACACCGTTCGCGGTTCCTTGGATACTTCCGGCGTTAAAGGCCGTAACCAGGGTCGTTCGAAGTACGGTACCAAGCGTCCGAAGTAA
- the rpsG gene encoding 30S ribosomal protein S7 translates to MPRRRVAAKREILDDPKYGSQILAKFMNHVMESGKKAVAERIVYGALETVKARKAGTDPLELFEKALDAIAPLVEVKSRRVGGATYQVPVEVRPSRRNALAMRWLVDFARKRGEKSMALRLAGELLDAAEGKGAAVKKREDVHRMAEANKAFSHYRF, encoded by the coding sequence ATGCCAAGACGTCGCGTAGCAGCAAAGCGTGAGATTCTGGACGATCCGAAATACGGAAGCCAGATCCTCGCCAAATTCATGAACCACGTTATGGAAAGCGGCAAGAAAGCCGTTGCCGAACGTATCGTTTATGGTGCCCTGGAAACCGTGAAGGCTCGTAAGGCCGGCACCGATCCCCTGGAACTCTTCGAAAAAGCACTCGACGCCATCGCTCCGCTGGTCGAAGTGAAGTCGCGCCGCGTTGGTGGTGCTACTTACCAGGTTCCGGTCGAGGTTCGTCCTTCCCGCCGTAACGCTCTGGCAATGCGCTGGTTGGTAGACTTCGCCCGTAAGCGTGGCGAGAAGTCTATGGCTCTGCGCTTGGCTGGCGAACTGCTGGATGCTGCTGAAGGTAAAGGTGCTGCTGTTAAGAAGCGTGAAGACGTGCACCGTATGGCCGAAGCCAACAAAGCTTTCTCGCACTACCGCTTCTAA
- the rplW gene encoding 50S ribosomal protein L23 — protein MNQERVFKVLLGPHVSEKATVLADKKGQFVFKVATDATKLEIKKAVESLFSVKVERVTTLNVLGKSKRTARGLGKRNDWKKAVISLQPGQDLDFSSSAE, from the coding sequence ATGAACCAGGAACGCGTATTTAAAGTTCTGCTTGGCCCGCACGTTTCCGAGAAGGCTACGGTTCTGGCAGACAAGAAAGGCCAGTTCGTTTTCAAGGTTGCTACTGATGCAACCAAGCTGGAAATCAAGAAGGCCGTCGAAAGCCTGTTCAGCGTGAAAGTAGAGCGCGTCACTACCCTGAACGTTCTGGGTAAGAGCAAGCGCACTGCTCGCGGTCTGGGCAAGCGTAATGACTGGAAGAAGGCAGTTATCTCCCTTCAGCCAGGCCAAGATCTCGATTTCAGCAGCAGTGCTGAGTAA
- the rplC gene encoding 50S ribosomal protein L3, protein MTIGVVGRKCGMTRIFTEEGVSIPVTVIEIEPNRVTQFKTEETDGYRAVQVTVGERRASRVTAAQAGHFAKANVAAGRTTMEFRLEEGEYQAGDLINAEIFAAGQLVDVTGQSKGKGFQGTIKRWNFRGQDNTHGNSVSHRVPGSIGQCQTPGRVFKGKKMSGHMGAERVTVQSLEVVRVDAERNLLLVKGAVPGATGGNLVVRPAAKARG, encoded by the coding sequence ATGACTATTGGTGTAGTCGGTCGTAAATGCGGTATGACCCGTATTTTCACCGAAGAAGGTGTCTCCATTCCGGTCACGGTCATTGAGATCGAGCCGAATCGCGTCACCCAGTTCAAAACTGAAGAGACCGATGGCTATCGTGCAGTGCAAGTCACTGTCGGCGAGCGTCGTGCTTCGCGTGTAACAGCAGCTCAAGCTGGCCATTTCGCTAAAGCGAACGTTGCCGCTGGTCGCACCACCATGGAATTCCGTCTTGAAGAAGGCGAGTACCAGGCAGGCGATCTGATCAACGCTGAAATCTTCGCCGCTGGTCAACTGGTTGATGTAACCGGTCAGTCCAAGGGTAAAGGCTTCCAGGGTACGATCAAGCGTTGGAATTTCCGCGGGCAAGATAACACCCACGGTAACTCCGTATCCCACCGCGTCCCAGGCTCTATCGGCCAGTGCCAGACTCCTGGTCGTGTATTCAAGGGCAAAAAAATGTCCGGTCATATGGGCGCTGAGCGCGTGACCGTGCAGTCCCTGGAAGTAGTGCGCGTGGACGCTGAACGCAATCTGTTGTTGGTCAAGGGCGCTGTTCCTGGCGCTACTGGCGGCAACCTGGTTGTACGTCCAGCAGCCAAGGCTCGCGGTTAA
- the rplD gene encoding 50S ribosomal protein L4: MQLNVNDAQAIEVSELTFGGEFNETLVHQAVVAYMAGGRQGSKQQKTRSDVRGGGKRPWRQKGTGRARAGTIRSPIWRGGGTTFAARPQDHSQKLNKKMYRAAMRSILAELVRTDRLVVVQDFAVETPKTKDLLGKLNNMSLTDVLIVSDAVDQNLYLAARNLPHVDVRDVQGSDPVSLIAYDKVLITVSAVKKFEELLG; encoded by the coding sequence ATGCAATTAAATGTAAATGACGCTCAAGCGATCGAAGTTTCCGAACTGACATTTGGCGGCGAGTTCAACGAGACGCTGGTTCACCAAGCAGTCGTGGCCTACATGGCCGGCGGCCGTCAAGGTAGCAAGCAGCAAAAGACCCGTTCCGACGTTCGTGGTGGCGGCAAGCGCCCATGGCGTCAGAAAGGTACTGGCCGTGCTCGTGCCGGTACTATCCGTAGCCCAATCTGGCGTGGCGGCGGTACCACTTTCGCAGCTCGTCCACAGGATCACTCCCAGAAGCTGAACAAGAAGATGTATCGCGCAGCAATGCGTTCCATCCTTGCTGAGCTGGTGCGTACTGATCGTCTGGTCGTGGTTCAGGATTTCGCTGTTGAAACTCCGAAAACCAAAGATCTGCTGGGCAAGCTGAACAACATGAGCCTGACCGATGTTCTCATCGTATCGGACGCTGTTGATCAGAACCTGTACCTGGCTGCTCGTAACCTGCCACACGTAGATGTACGTGACGTGCAAGGTTCCGATCCAGTTAGTCTGATCGCATACGACAAGGTGTTGATCACCGTGTCGGCCGTGAAGAAATTCGAGGAGCTGCTGGGATGA
- the rpsJ gene encoding 30S ribosomal protein S10, whose translation MQNQQIRIRLKAFDHRLIDQSTQEIVETAKRTGAQVRGPIPLPTRKERFTVLVSPHVNKDARDQYEIRTHKRVLDIVQPTDKTVDALMKLDLAAGVEVQISLG comes from the coding sequence ATGCAAAATCAGCAAATCCGTATCAGGTTGAAGGCTTTTGACCATCGCCTGATCGACCAATCAACCCAGGAAATCGTGGAAACCGCGAAACGTACTGGTGCTCAAGTGCGTGGTCCAATTCCACTGCCTACCCGTAAAGAGCGGTTTACCGTTCTGGTTTCCCCGCACGTCAACAAAGACGCGCGTGACCAGTACGAAATCCGCACTCATAAGCGCGTTCTGGACATCGTCCAGCCAACGGATAAAACCGTTGATGCTCTTATGAAGCTTGATCTTGCGGCCGGTGTGGAAGTGCAGATCAGCCTCGGCTAA
- the tuf gene encoding elongation factor Tu translates to MAKEKFDRSLPHVNVGTIGHVDHGKTTLTAALTRVCSEVFGSAVVEFDKIDSAPEEKARGITINTAHVEYNSLIRHYAHVDCPGHADYVKNMITGAAQMDGAILVCSAADGPMPQTREHILLSRQVGVPYIVVFLNKADLVDDAELLELVEMEVRDLLSTYDFPGDDTPIIIGSARMALEGKDDNEMGTTAVKKLVETLDSYIPEPVRMIDKPFLMPIEDVFSISGRGTVVTGRIERGIVRVQDALEIVGLRDTTTTTCTGVEMFRKLLDEGRAGENCGVLLRGTKRDDVERGQVLVKPGSVKPHTKFTAEVYVLSKEEGGRHTPFFKGYRPQFYFRTTDVTGNCELPEGVEMVMPGDNIQMTVTLIKTIAMEDGLRFAIREGGRTVGAGVVAKIIE, encoded by the coding sequence GTGGCTAAAGAAAAATTTGATCGTTCCCTACCGCACGTCAACGTTGGCACCATTGGTCACGTTGACCACGGTAAAACCACTCTGACCGCTGCTCTGACTCGCGTCTGCTCCGAAGTTTTCGGTTCGGCCGTAGTTGAATTCGACAAGATCGACAGCGCTCCAGAAGAAAAAGCTCGCGGTATCACCATCAACACCGCACACGTTGAGTACAACTCGCTGATCCGTCACTACGCTCACGTTGACTGCCCAGGTCACGCTGACTATGTGAAGAACATGATCACCGGTGCTGCTCAAATGGACGGCGCTATTCTGGTTTGCTCGGCCGCTGATGGTCCGATGCCGCAAACCCGTGAGCACATCCTGCTGTCCCGTCAGGTAGGCGTTCCGTACATCGTGGTTTTCCTGAACAAGGCTGACCTGGTAGACGACGCTGAGCTGCTGGAACTGGTTGAGATGGAAGTTCGCGACCTGCTGTCCACCTACGACTTCCCGGGCGATGACACTCCAATCATCATCGGTTCGGCTCGTATGGCGCTGGAAGGCAAAGACGACAACGAGATGGGCACCACTGCCGTCAAGAAACTGGTTGAAACTCTGGACAGCTACATCCCAGAACCAGTTCGTATGATCGACAAGCCATTCCTGATGCCAATCGAAGACGTATTCTCGATCTCGGGTCGTGGTACTGTTGTGACTGGTCGTATCGAGCGCGGCATCGTTCGCGTTCAAGATGCACTGGAAATCGTTGGTCTGCGTGACACCACCACCACCACCTGCACCGGTGTTGAAATGTTCCGCAAGCTGCTCGACGAAGGTCGTGCTGGCGAGAACTGCGGCGTTCTGCTGCGTGGTACCAAGCGTGACGACGTTGAGCGTGGTCAGGTTCTGGTCAAGCCAGGTTCGGTTAAGCCGCACACCAAGTTCACCGCAGAAGTTTACGTTCTGAGCAAGGAAGAAGGCGGCCGTCACACTCCGTTCTTCAAAGGCTACCGTCCACAGTTCTACTTCCGTACTACTGACGTGACTGGTAACTGCGAACTGCCAGAAGGCGTTGAAATGGTAATGCCAGGTGACAACATTCAAATGACTGTTACCCTGATCAAAACCATCGCGATGGAAGACGGTCTGCGTTTCGCTATCCGTGAAGGCGGTCGTACCGTCGGCGCGGGCGTCGTAGCCAAAATCATCGAGTAA